GCTTCGAACGCTCATAATGAACATCCTCAGTGGACGTCATGGTGTGATACTGGATGACGAACTTGAGCGAGCACTCCAAGCGGAACTTGGCAAGCAACCAAGCGAGGCAGAACTCAACTCTGCCCTGATGCAGCTTGAGATTAATGGGCTGGTCCACGTGAGCCAGATAATGAAGACAAGACGCAGGATTGAGGTCATCAGAGAGGACCACGAGTTCCTTGCAGTCGATGAGGACTAGCTGGAGAGTGGAGGCCTGGATTTCGTGTCAGGCAAGAGAGTCCTCGCAGCGGGCAAGTTCGATTTGCTTCACTTGGGTCATCTCGCCTACTTGGAGCAAGCAAGGGAACTAGCCGGAGAGGACGGTGAGCTAGTAGTCGTCGTGGCGCGGGACAAGACTGTGCTCAGAGAGAGGAACAGAGCACCCATATTCCCGGAGGAGCACAGGAGACGGATTGTCGCCGCACTACGAGTGGTTGACAGAGCGATTCTTGGTTACGATACTTATGATCACACAAAGATAGTGGTAGATATCAAACCAGACATCGTCGCTCTTGGATATGACCAGTATGCAGACATTGAGGCACTTGAGGCAAGGTTTCAAAGCCTAGGAATGAAGACCAAGATTGTTCGACTGGAGAAGAGAGAGGCGGATAGCCTGAGCTCTTCAACACAGATAAGACACCGCATAATCGAGCACTACTCGGACACCATATGAGAGAGGACTAGATGATCAGCTCCCCTCGTGCCTCCGCCTCTCTAATCATATCAGCCATGCGTTCACGCCTCTCAATCTCGAACTTCCATACAACAAAGAGGACAGAGGCAATAGCCACCATCACACCTACACCCACGAGCGTGTACCAGCCGAGGATGAAGTGACGATAGAAGTCTTGTGCAGGCCCTGTAATGAAGTACGGCCAGTTGCAGATAAGCCCGAACGCATACAGAAAGCCCACGACGGTGATGAGCTTCAAGTAGGCTATACAGTCCTCGTCTCGATCAAGAACCAGTATCATCAGACCCAGCCAGAATAGATACCAAGGCATAACCCAACGGTATACAATCAGTATTGCCGGAAGCATATAGACATACAGGGGCTTCATTACCAGTAGACGCTTGAACAGCAGGCGGAAAGGCCTCAGAATCGAACTGCCTGTATAAGGCTCCGCAAGAGAGACCTGACTGAGGTCGTGAAGACTAGGGATGAATGGGCGGAGCGTATAGACCATGAAGGCAATGTAGACTGTAAGTGGAATCAGTCCCGCGGGCCAGAAATAGGTCTCGGTTGTACCAAGTACTGGTGTTGCCCAACCGAAGCCCGGATACAGTGGGTTGACTATCTGCTCGCTGTAGGATGGGGTGTTCAGGAAGTGGTTTAGCAGAGAGTCGTAGCTTAGTCCTTGTGAGAGGAATGGAATCACAGTAAGGAGCATCGAGGCTCCGAACCACAGAACCGAAGAAGGAGCCTCTAAGAACATGAGTGGGAGTAGTACTCCGGGGTATATCTTCGTCTGGACAGCAAGACCCAGCGTGAACATCGCCTTGCCTCGCTGGCCCTCGCTTCGAAGTATCATCGCCATGAGCATCAGACAGTCCGCAAGTGGCTCAAGCTTTCCACCACCGGCCGACAGTATCAGACCGTAGACGAAATAGCCTCCAAAGAAGAGCCGGGCCCACCTGGCAGTGTATAGCCTGTTACCCAGAAGGACTGCAATCATGACCAAGTTCAGATTGAACACTAGGACGAGAAGGAAGTTCAACCACAAGGGCTGTAGGTCGTTCACACCTGGAAACAGCCAAGTCGCTATAGAGAAGAAAATCAAGGCAAAGACGGGATACTCATATGTTATGTTTCCCAGGTAGCTGGGTAAGGTGTGTTCCCCGTCGTTGTAGCCCCATTCAGGAGGCAGTGCGGCCGCGAGTTCCTCGTCAGTCATATTGTAGACTTCGAAGTGGTATATCCAGAAGGCCTCACCGTACATCTCATCCCGGTTTCGATCACGCTGAATGACCAGTGAATTACCGATAGGTATGGCGACTATAGAAATGACAAGACTGAGTACCAGGTATCGCCGCATCTCATAAATCTTGTAGGAGATGGTCCGGAGCAATACGAGAGACCTCCATTCTCGTGACTGATGTGTGGCTCTAAGGGAGCGCTTGGACAGCGTAATTAACCTTTTGTCAAAGTCCTGTGTAGATGTCGGGCAGATGGACGGAATCGAACAGCGTACATCAATGCTCTGGTCAGCTCCAGTCAATCGG
The sequence above is a segment of the Candidatus Thorarchaeota archaeon genome. Coding sequences within it:
- a CDS encoding FAD synthase; this translates as MSGKRVLAAGKFDLLHLGHLAYLEQARELAGEDGELVVVVARDKTVLRERNRAPIFPEEHRRRIVAALRVVDRAILGYDTYDHTKIVVDIKPDIVALGYDQYADIEALEARFQSLGMKTKIVRLEKREADSLSSSTQIRHRIIEHYSDTI